The following proteins are co-located in the Carassius gibelio isolate Cgi1373 ecotype wild population from Czech Republic chromosome A21, carGib1.2-hapl.c, whole genome shotgun sequence genome:
- the LOC127942194 gene encoding glutamate receptor ionotropic, NMDA 1-like isoform X10 has protein sequence MRLLLLAALFSCSCVLCGCEPKIVNIGAVLSQKRYEQVFKDAVAQANQVYGRDKFKLTAISVTHKANAIQMALSVCEDLISSQVYAILVSHPPQSSDHLTPTPVSYTAGFYRIPVVGLTTRMSIYSDKSIHLSFLRTVPPYSHQAHVWFDMMREFRWNHIILIVSDDHEGRAAQKRLETLLEEKETKAEKVLQFNQETNLTALLLEAKELEARVVILSASEEDAAAVYKTARFLNMTGSGYVWLVGEREMSGKALSEAPDGLIGLQLINGKNESAHISDAVAVVAQSIQELFEKENITEPPRGCVGNTNIWKTGPLFKRVLMSSKYPEGLTGRVEFNDDGDRKYAHYSILNYQKSRLIQVGIYNGTQVVMNKQKKIIWPGGETERPRGFQMSTRLKIVTIHQEPFLYVKPTTLDGTCKEEYTPNGVLIKKVICTGPNETIPGRATVPQCCYGFCVDLLIKLAMTMNFTYEVHLVADGKFGTQERVNNSNKKEWNGMMGELLGGLADMIVAPLTINNERAQYIEFSKPFKYQGLTILVKKEIPRSTLDSFMQPFQSTLWLLVGLSVHVVAVMLYLLDRFSPFGRFKVNSEEEEEDALTLSSAMWFSWGVLLNSGIGEGAPRSFSARILGMVWAGFAMIIVASYTANLAAFLVLDRPEERITGINDPRLRNPSDKFIYATVKQSSVDIYFRRQVELSTMYRHMEKHNYESAAEAIQAVRDNKLHAFIWDSAVLEFEASQKCDLVTTGELFFRSGFGIGMRKDSPWKQNVSLAILSSHENGFMEDLDKTWVRYQECDSRSNAPATLTFENMAGVFMLVAGGIAAGIFLIFIEIAYKRHKDARRKQMQLAFAAVNVWRKNLQDRKSGRADSDPKKKPSFRSISTTLASSIKRRRSSKDTQFPPTDITGQLNLSDPSVSTVV, from the exons GTCTATGCCATCCTGGTGAGCCATCCACCACAGTCCAGTGACCATCTGACGCCTACTCCGGTCTCCTACACCGCAGGCTTCTACCGCATACCTGTAGTAGGGCTCACCACCAGGATGTCCATTTACTCAGACAAG AGCATCCATCTCTCATTCCTCCGCACGGTGCCACCCTATTCCCACCAGGCACATGTGTGGTTTGACATGATGCGGGAGTTCCGCTGGAATCACATCATTCTAATCGTCAGTGATGACCATGAAGGCAGAGCGGCACAGAAAAGACTAGAAACTCTTCTGGAGGAGAAAGAGACCAAG GCCGAGAAAGTGCTTCAATTCAACCAAGAGACTAACTTAACTGCCCTGCTCCTGGAGGCCAAAGAGTTGGAAGCCCGAGTGGTCATTCTCTCTGCCAG CGAAGAAGATGCAGCAGCCGTGTACAAAACAGCACGCTTCCTCAACATGACAGGCTCAGGCTATGTATGGCTGGTTGGGGAGCGTGAGATGTCCGGTAAAGCTTTGAGCGAGGCCCCTGATG GGCTGATTGGCCTCCAGCTAATCAACGGCAAGAATGAATCAGCGCACATCAGTGATGCTGTTGCTGTTGTGGCCCAGTCCATCCAAGAGCTCTTTGAGAAAGAGAACATCACAGAACCTCCAAGGGGCTGTGTGGGCAATACCAACATCTGGAAGACCGGGCCACTCTTTAAAAG GGTATTGATGTCTTCCAAGTACCCAGAGGGCCTAACAGGACGCGTTGAGTTCAATGACGACGGTGACAGAAAATACGCTCATTACAGCATTCTCAACTACCAGAAGAGCCGACTGATTCAAGTCGGAATTTACAATGGAACACAA GTGGTGATGAATAAACAGAAGAAGATAATTTGGCCTGGAGGTGAAACCGAAAGACCGAGAGGATTCCAGATGTCTACTCGATTAAAG ATAGTGACCATTCATCAGGAACCCTTCTTGTATGTGAAGCCAACTACATTGGATGGGACCTGCAAGGAAGAGTACACACCTAATGGAGTCTTAATTAAAAAGGTGATCTGCACTGGACCAAATGAGACCATCCCAG GACGTGCAACTGTTCCCCAGTGTTGCTACGGATTTTGCGTTGACCTTCTGATCAAATTGGCAATGACTATGAACTTCACCTATGAAGTACACCTGGTGGCAGATGGGAAATTTGGAACACAAGAAAGA GTAAATAACAGTAACAAAAAGGAATGGAACGGCATGATGGGTGAGCTCCTGGGTGGCCTTGCTGATATGATCGTTGCACCCTTGACGATCAACAATGAACGAGCCCAGTATATAGAATTCTCCAAGCCTTTCAAATACCAGGGACTAACTATCCTTGTGAAAAAG GAAATTCCTCGCAGTACACTGGACTCATTCATGCAGCCATTCCAAAGCACACTGTGGCTATTGGTGGGTTTGTCGGTACATGTGGTGGCGGTGATGCTTTACCTACTAGACCGGTTCAG CCCATTTGGAAGGTTTAAAGTAAacagtgaagaagaagaagaggatgcCCTCACCTTATCTTCAGCTATGTGGTTTTCCTGGGGCGTCTTGTTGAACTCTGGAATTGGAGAAG GTGCCCCACGTAGTTTTTCAGCAAGAATTTTGGGAATGGTGTGGGCTGGCTTTGCTATGATTATAGTAGCATCCTATACTGCCAACCTGGCTGCCTTCCTGGTGTTGGACCGGCCTGAGGAGCGCATCACCGGCATCAATGACCCAAGG ctaaggAACCCATCAGACAAGTTCATCTATGCCACAGTGAAGCAAAGTTCAGTGGATATTTACTTCCGGCGACAAGTTGAGCTGAGCACCATGTACCGCCACATGGAGAAGCACAACTACGAAAGCGCCGCTGAAGCCATCCAGGCTGTTCGGGACAA CAAGCTGCATGCTTTCATCTGGGACTCTGCGGTGCTGGAGTTTGAAGCCTCGCAGAAGTGCGACCTGGTTACCACGGGAGAGCTGTTTTTCCGTTCGGGCTTTGGCATAGGCATGCGCAAGGACAGCCCCTGGAAACAGAATGTGTCCCTGGCTATTCTCAG TTCCCATGAGAATGGCTTCATGGAAGACCTAGATAAAACCTGGGTGAGATACCAGGAGTGTGACTCACGGAGCAATGCCCCAGCCACACTCACCTTTGAGAATATGGCAG GTGTCTTCATGCTAGTTGCTGGAGGCATTGCAGCAGGAATCTTCCTCATCTTCATTGAGATTGCATATAAGCGCCATAAAGACGCCCGCAGGAAGCAGATGCAGCTAGCCTTTGCGGCCGTCAACGTTTGGAGGAAGAACCTACAG GATAGGAAAAGTGGTAGAGCAGACAGCGACCCAAAAAAGAAACCCTCTTTTAGGTCCATCAGTACCACCCTGGCCTCCAGCATCAAGAGACGTAGGTCCTCCAAAGACACG CAATTCCCACCCACAGACATTACGGGCCAACTCAACTTGTCCGACCCGTCTGTCAGCACGGTGGTGTGA
- the LOC127942194 gene encoding glutamate receptor ionotropic, NMDA 1-like isoform X9: MRLLLLAALFSCSCVLCGCEPKIVNIGAVLSQKRYEQVFKDAVAQANQVYGRDKFKLTAISVTHKANAIQMALSVCEDLISSQVYAILVSHPPQSSDHLTPTPVSYTAGFYRIPVVGLTTRMSIYSDKSIHLSFLRTVPPYSHQAHVWFDMMREFRWNHIILIVSDDHEGRAAQKRLETLLEEKETKAEKVLQFNQETNLTALLLEAKELEARVVILSASEEDAAAVYKTARFLNMTGSGYVWLVGEREMSGKALSEAPDGLIGLQLINGKNESAHISDAVAVVAQSIQELFEKENITEPPRGCVGNTNIWKTGPLFKRVLMSSKYPEGLTGRVEFNDDGDRKYAHYSILNYQKSRLIQVGIYNGTQVVMNKQKKIIWPGGETERPRGFQMSTRLKIVTIHQEPFLYVKPTTLDGTCKEEYTPNGVLIKKVICTGPNETIPGRATVPQCCYGFCVDLLIKLAMTMNFTYEVHLVADGKFGTQERVNNSNKKEWNGMMGELLGGLADMIVAPLTINNERAQYIEFSKPFKYQGLTILVKKEIPRSTLDSFMQPFQSTLWLLVGLSVHVVAVMLYLLDRFSPFGRFKVNSEEEEEDALTLSSAMWFSWGVLLNSGIGEGAPRSFSARILGMVWAGFAMIIVASYTANLAAFLVLDRPEERITGINDPRLRNPSDKFIYATVKQSSVDIYFRRQVELSTMYRHMEKHNYESAAEAIQAVRDNKLHAFIWDSAVLEFEASQKCDLVTTGELFFRSGFGIGMRKDSPWKQNVSLAILSSHENGFMEDLDKTWVRYQECDSRSNAPATLTFENMAGVFMLVAGGIAAGIFLIFIEIAYKRHKDARRKQMQLAFAAVNVWRKNLQQFPPTDITGQLNLSDPSVSTVV, translated from the exons GTCTATGCCATCCTGGTGAGCCATCCACCACAGTCCAGTGACCATCTGACGCCTACTCCGGTCTCCTACACCGCAGGCTTCTACCGCATACCTGTAGTAGGGCTCACCACCAGGATGTCCATTTACTCAGACAAG AGCATCCATCTCTCATTCCTCCGCACGGTGCCACCCTATTCCCACCAGGCACATGTGTGGTTTGACATGATGCGGGAGTTCCGCTGGAATCACATCATTCTAATCGTCAGTGATGACCATGAAGGCAGAGCGGCACAGAAAAGACTAGAAACTCTTCTGGAGGAGAAAGAGACCAAG GCCGAGAAAGTGCTTCAATTCAACCAAGAGACTAACTTAACTGCCCTGCTCCTGGAGGCCAAAGAGTTGGAAGCCCGAGTGGTCATTCTCTCTGCCAG CGAAGAAGATGCAGCAGCCGTGTACAAAACAGCACGCTTCCTCAACATGACAGGCTCAGGCTATGTATGGCTGGTTGGGGAGCGTGAGATGTCCGGTAAAGCTTTGAGCGAGGCCCCTGATG GGCTGATTGGCCTCCAGCTAATCAACGGCAAGAATGAATCAGCGCACATCAGTGATGCTGTTGCTGTTGTGGCCCAGTCCATCCAAGAGCTCTTTGAGAAAGAGAACATCACAGAACCTCCAAGGGGCTGTGTGGGCAATACCAACATCTGGAAGACCGGGCCACTCTTTAAAAG GGTATTGATGTCTTCCAAGTACCCAGAGGGCCTAACAGGACGCGTTGAGTTCAATGACGACGGTGACAGAAAATACGCTCATTACAGCATTCTCAACTACCAGAAGAGCCGACTGATTCAAGTCGGAATTTACAATGGAACACAA GTGGTGATGAATAAACAGAAGAAGATAATTTGGCCTGGAGGTGAAACCGAAAGACCGAGAGGATTCCAGATGTCTACTCGATTAAAG ATAGTGACCATTCATCAGGAACCCTTCTTGTATGTGAAGCCAACTACATTGGATGGGACCTGCAAGGAAGAGTACACACCTAATGGAGTCTTAATTAAAAAGGTGATCTGCACTGGACCAAATGAGACCATCCCAG GACGTGCAACTGTTCCCCAGTGTTGCTACGGATTTTGCGTTGACCTTCTGATCAAATTGGCAATGACTATGAACTTCACCTATGAAGTACACCTGGTGGCAGATGGGAAATTTGGAACACAAGAAAGA GTAAATAACAGTAACAAAAAGGAATGGAACGGCATGATGGGTGAGCTCCTGGGTGGCCTTGCTGATATGATCGTTGCACCCTTGACGATCAACAATGAACGAGCCCAGTATATAGAATTCTCCAAGCCTTTCAAATACCAGGGACTAACTATCCTTGTGAAAAAG GAAATTCCTCGCAGTACACTGGACTCATTCATGCAGCCATTCCAAAGCACACTGTGGCTATTGGTGGGTTTGTCGGTACATGTGGTGGCGGTGATGCTTTACCTACTAGACCGGTTCAG CCCATTTGGAAGGTTTAAAGTAAacagtgaagaagaagaagaggatgcCCTCACCTTATCTTCAGCTATGTGGTTTTCCTGGGGCGTCTTGTTGAACTCTGGAATTGGAGAAG GTGCCCCACGTAGTTTTTCAGCAAGAATTTTGGGAATGGTGTGGGCTGGCTTTGCTATGATTATAGTAGCATCCTATACTGCCAACCTGGCTGCCTTCCTGGTGTTGGACCGGCCTGAGGAGCGCATCACCGGCATCAATGACCCAAGG ctaaggAACCCATCAGACAAGTTCATCTATGCCACAGTGAAGCAAAGTTCAGTGGATATTTACTTCCGGCGACAAGTTGAGCTGAGCACCATGTACCGCCACATGGAGAAGCACAACTACGAAAGCGCCGCTGAAGCCATCCAGGCTGTTCGGGACAA CAAGCTGCATGCTTTCATCTGGGACTCTGCGGTGCTGGAGTTTGAAGCCTCGCAGAAGTGCGACCTGGTTACCACGGGAGAGCTGTTTTTCCGTTCGGGCTTTGGCATAGGCATGCGCAAGGACAGCCCCTGGAAACAGAATGTGTCCCTGGCTATTCTCAG TTCCCATGAGAATGGCTTCATGGAAGACCTAGATAAAACCTGGGTGAGATACCAGGAGTGTGACTCACGGAGCAATGCCCCAGCCACACTCACCTTTGAGAATATGGCAG GTGTCTTCATGCTAGTTGCTGGAGGCATTGCAGCAGGAATCTTCCTCATCTTCATTGAGATTGCATATAAGCGCCATAAAGACGCCCGCAGGAAGCAGATGCAGCTAGCCTTTGCGGCCGTCAACGTTTGGAGGAAGAACCTACAG CAATTCCCACCCACAGACATTACGGGCCAACTCAACTTGTCCGACCCGTCTGTCAGCACGGTGGTGTGA
- the LOC127942194 gene encoding glutamate receptor ionotropic, NMDA 1-like isoform X1, whose protein sequence is MRLLLLAALFSCSCVLCGCEPKIVNIGAVLSQKRYEQVFKDAVAQANQVYGRDKFKLTAISVTHKANAIQMALSVCEDLISSQVYAILVSHPPQSSDHLTPTPVSYTAGFYRIPVVGLTTRMSIYSDKSIHLSFLRTVPPYSHQAHVWFDMMREFRWNHIILIVSDDHEGRAAQKRLETLLEEKETKNKKRNYENQDQLSYDNKRGPKAEKVLQFNQETNLTALLLEAKELEARVVILSASEEDAAAVYKTARFLNMTGSGYVWLVGEREMSGKALSEAPDGLIGLQLINGKNESAHISDAVAVVAQSIQELFEKENITEPPRGCVGNTNIWKTGPLFKRVLMSSKYPEGLTGRVEFNDDGDRKYAHYSILNYQKSRLIQVGIYNGTQVVMNKQKKIIWPGGETERPRGFQMSTRLKIVTIHQEPFLYVKPTTLDGTCKEEYTPNGVLIKKVICTGPNETIPGNTSGRATVPQCCYGFCVDLLIKLAMTMNFTYEVHLVADGKFGTQERVNNSNKKEWNGMMGELLGGLADMIVAPLTINNERAQYIEFSKPFKYQGLTILVKKEIPRSTLDSFMQPFQSTLWLLVGLSVHVVAVMLYLLDRFSPFGRFKVNSEEEEEDALTLSSAMWFSWGVLLNSGIGEGAPRSFSARILGMVWAGFAMIIVASYTANLAAFLVLDRPEERITGINDPRLRNPSDKFIYATVKQSSVDIYFRRQVELSTMYRHMEKHNYESAAEAIQAVRDNKLHAFIWDSAVLEFEASQKCDLVTTGELFFRSGFGIGMRKDSPWKQNVSLAILSSHENGFMEDLDKTWVRYQECDSRSNAPATLTFENMAGVFMLVAGGIAAGIFLIFIEIAYKRHKDARRKQMQLAFAAVNVWRKNLQPSSSVETQDDRKSGRADSDPKKKPSFRSISTTLASSIKRRRSSKDTQFPPTDITGQLNLSDPSVSTVV, encoded by the exons GTCTATGCCATCCTGGTGAGCCATCCACCACAGTCCAGTGACCATCTGACGCCTACTCCGGTCTCCTACACCGCAGGCTTCTACCGCATACCTGTAGTAGGGCTCACCACCAGGATGTCCATTTACTCAGACAAG AGCATCCATCTCTCATTCCTCCGCACGGTGCCACCCTATTCCCACCAGGCACATGTGTGGTTTGACATGATGCGGGAGTTCCGCTGGAATCACATCATTCTAATCGTCAGTGATGACCATGAAGGCAGAGCGGCACAGAAAAGACTAGAAACTCTTCTGGAGGAGAAAGAGACCAAG aataaaaaaaggaaCTATGAAAACCAAGACCAACTGTCCTATGACAACAAGAGAGGACCTAAG GCCGAGAAAGTGCTTCAATTCAACCAAGAGACTAACTTAACTGCCCTGCTCCTGGAGGCCAAAGAGTTGGAAGCCCGAGTGGTCATTCTCTCTGCCAG CGAAGAAGATGCAGCAGCCGTGTACAAAACAGCACGCTTCCTCAACATGACAGGCTCAGGCTATGTATGGCTGGTTGGGGAGCGTGAGATGTCCGGTAAAGCTTTGAGCGAGGCCCCTGATG GGCTGATTGGCCTCCAGCTAATCAACGGCAAGAATGAATCAGCGCACATCAGTGATGCTGTTGCTGTTGTGGCCCAGTCCATCCAAGAGCTCTTTGAGAAAGAGAACATCACAGAACCTCCAAGGGGCTGTGTGGGCAATACCAACATCTGGAAGACCGGGCCACTCTTTAAAAG GGTATTGATGTCTTCCAAGTACCCAGAGGGCCTAACAGGACGCGTTGAGTTCAATGACGACGGTGACAGAAAATACGCTCATTACAGCATTCTCAACTACCAGAAGAGCCGACTGATTCAAGTCGGAATTTACAATGGAACACAA GTGGTGATGAATAAACAGAAGAAGATAATTTGGCCTGGAGGTGAAACCGAAAGACCGAGAGGATTCCAGATGTCTACTCGATTAAAG ATAGTGACCATTCATCAGGAACCCTTCTTGTATGTGAAGCCAACTACATTGGATGGGACCTGCAAGGAAGAGTACACACCTAATGGAGTCTTAATTAAAAAGGTGATCTGCACTGGACCAAATGAGACCATCCCAGGTAACACAT CAGGACGTGCAACTGTTCCCCAGTGTTGCTACGGATTTTGCGTTGACCTTCTGATCAAATTGGCAATGACTATGAACTTCACCTATGAAGTACACCTGGTGGCAGATGGGAAATTTGGAACACAAGAAAGA GTAAATAACAGTAACAAAAAGGAATGGAACGGCATGATGGGTGAGCTCCTGGGTGGCCTTGCTGATATGATCGTTGCACCCTTGACGATCAACAATGAACGAGCCCAGTATATAGAATTCTCCAAGCCTTTCAAATACCAGGGACTAACTATCCTTGTGAAAAAG GAAATTCCTCGCAGTACACTGGACTCATTCATGCAGCCATTCCAAAGCACACTGTGGCTATTGGTGGGTTTGTCGGTACATGTGGTGGCGGTGATGCTTTACCTACTAGACCGGTTCAG CCCATTTGGAAGGTTTAAAGTAAacagtgaagaagaagaagaggatgcCCTCACCTTATCTTCAGCTATGTGGTTTTCCTGGGGCGTCTTGTTGAACTCTGGAATTGGAGAAG GTGCCCCACGTAGTTTTTCAGCAAGAATTTTGGGAATGGTGTGGGCTGGCTTTGCTATGATTATAGTAGCATCCTATACTGCCAACCTGGCTGCCTTCCTGGTGTTGGACCGGCCTGAGGAGCGCATCACCGGCATCAATGACCCAAGG ctaaggAACCCATCAGACAAGTTCATCTATGCCACAGTGAAGCAAAGTTCAGTGGATATTTACTTCCGGCGACAAGTTGAGCTGAGCACCATGTACCGCCACATGGAGAAGCACAACTACGAAAGCGCCGCTGAAGCCATCCAGGCTGTTCGGGACAA CAAGCTGCATGCTTTCATCTGGGACTCTGCGGTGCTGGAGTTTGAAGCCTCGCAGAAGTGCGACCTGGTTACCACGGGAGAGCTGTTTTTCCGTTCGGGCTTTGGCATAGGCATGCGCAAGGACAGCCCCTGGAAACAGAATGTGTCCCTGGCTATTCTCAG TTCCCATGAGAATGGCTTCATGGAAGACCTAGATAAAACCTGGGTGAGATACCAGGAGTGTGACTCACGGAGCAATGCCCCAGCCACACTCACCTTTGAGAATATGGCAG GTGTCTTCATGCTAGTTGCTGGAGGCATTGCAGCAGGAATCTTCCTCATCTTCATTGAGATTGCATATAAGCGCCATAAAGACGCCCGCAGGAAGCAGATGCAGCTAGCCTTTGCGGCCGTCAACGTTTGGAGGAAGAACCTACAG CCCTCTTCCTCTGTAGAGACTCAGGAT GATAGGAAAAGTGGTAGAGCAGACAGCGACCCAAAAAAGAAACCCTCTTTTAGGTCCATCAGTACCACCCTGGCCTCCAGCATCAAGAGACGTAGGTCCTCCAAAGACACG CAATTCCCACCCACAGACATTACGGGCCAACTCAACTTGTCCGACCCGTCTGTCAGCACGGTGGTGTGA
- the LOC127942194 gene encoding glutamate receptor ionotropic, NMDA 1-like isoform X5: MRLLLLAALFSCSCVLCGCEPKIVNIGAVLSQKRYEQVFKDAVAQANQVYGRDKFKLTAISVTHKANAIQMALSVCEDLISSQVYAILVSHPPQSSDHLTPTPVSYTAGFYRIPVVGLTTRMSIYSDKSIHLSFLRTVPPYSHQAHVWFDMMREFRWNHIILIVSDDHEGRAAQKRLETLLEEKETKAEKVLQFNQETNLTALLLEAKELEARVVILSASEEDAAAVYKTARFLNMTGSGYVWLVGEREMSGKALSEAPDGLIGLQLINGKNESAHISDAVAVVAQSIQELFEKENITEPPRGCVGNTNIWKTGPLFKRVLMSSKYPEGLTGRVEFNDDGDRKYAHYSILNYQKSRLIQVGIYNGTQVVMNKQKKIIWPGGETERPRGFQMSTRLKIVTIHQEPFLYVKPTTLDGTCKEEYTPNGVLIKKVICTGPNETIPGNTSGRATVPQCCYGFCVDLLIKLAMTMNFTYEVHLVADGKFGTQERVNNSNKKEWNGMMGELLGGLADMIVAPLTINNERAQYIEFSKPFKYQGLTILVKKEIPRSTLDSFMQPFQSTLWLLVGLSVHVVAVMLYLLDRFSPFGRFKVNSEEEEEDALTLSSAMWFSWGVLLNSGIGEGAPRSFSARILGMVWAGFAMIIVASYTANLAAFLVLDRPEERITGINDPRLRNPSDKFIYATVKQSSVDIYFRRQVELSTMYRHMEKHNYESAAEAIQAVRDNKLHAFIWDSAVLEFEASQKCDLVTTGELFFRSGFGIGMRKDSPWKQNVSLAILSSHENGFMEDLDKTWVRYQECDSRSNAPATLTFENMAGVFMLVAGGIAAGIFLIFIEIAYKRHKDARRKQMQLAFAAVNVWRKNLQPSSSVETQDDRKSGRADSDPKKKPSFRSISTTLASSIKRRRSSKDTQFPPTDITGQLNLSDPSVSTVV, from the exons GTCTATGCCATCCTGGTGAGCCATCCACCACAGTCCAGTGACCATCTGACGCCTACTCCGGTCTCCTACACCGCAGGCTTCTACCGCATACCTGTAGTAGGGCTCACCACCAGGATGTCCATTTACTCAGACAAG AGCATCCATCTCTCATTCCTCCGCACGGTGCCACCCTATTCCCACCAGGCACATGTGTGGTTTGACATGATGCGGGAGTTCCGCTGGAATCACATCATTCTAATCGTCAGTGATGACCATGAAGGCAGAGCGGCACAGAAAAGACTAGAAACTCTTCTGGAGGAGAAAGAGACCAAG GCCGAGAAAGTGCTTCAATTCAACCAAGAGACTAACTTAACTGCCCTGCTCCTGGAGGCCAAAGAGTTGGAAGCCCGAGTGGTCATTCTCTCTGCCAG CGAAGAAGATGCAGCAGCCGTGTACAAAACAGCACGCTTCCTCAACATGACAGGCTCAGGCTATGTATGGCTGGTTGGGGAGCGTGAGATGTCCGGTAAAGCTTTGAGCGAGGCCCCTGATG GGCTGATTGGCCTCCAGCTAATCAACGGCAAGAATGAATCAGCGCACATCAGTGATGCTGTTGCTGTTGTGGCCCAGTCCATCCAAGAGCTCTTTGAGAAAGAGAACATCACAGAACCTCCAAGGGGCTGTGTGGGCAATACCAACATCTGGAAGACCGGGCCACTCTTTAAAAG GGTATTGATGTCTTCCAAGTACCCAGAGGGCCTAACAGGACGCGTTGAGTTCAATGACGACGGTGACAGAAAATACGCTCATTACAGCATTCTCAACTACCAGAAGAGCCGACTGATTCAAGTCGGAATTTACAATGGAACACAA GTGGTGATGAATAAACAGAAGAAGATAATTTGGCCTGGAGGTGAAACCGAAAGACCGAGAGGATTCCAGATGTCTACTCGATTAAAG ATAGTGACCATTCATCAGGAACCCTTCTTGTATGTGAAGCCAACTACATTGGATGGGACCTGCAAGGAAGAGTACACACCTAATGGAGTCTTAATTAAAAAGGTGATCTGCACTGGACCAAATGAGACCATCCCAGGTAACACAT CAGGACGTGCAACTGTTCCCCAGTGTTGCTACGGATTTTGCGTTGACCTTCTGATCAAATTGGCAATGACTATGAACTTCACCTATGAAGTACACCTGGTGGCAGATGGGAAATTTGGAACACAAGAAAGA GTAAATAACAGTAACAAAAAGGAATGGAACGGCATGATGGGTGAGCTCCTGGGTGGCCTTGCTGATATGATCGTTGCACCCTTGACGATCAACAATGAACGAGCCCAGTATATAGAATTCTCCAAGCCTTTCAAATACCAGGGACTAACTATCCTTGTGAAAAAG GAAATTCCTCGCAGTACACTGGACTCATTCATGCAGCCATTCCAAAGCACACTGTGGCTATTGGTGGGTTTGTCGGTACATGTGGTGGCGGTGATGCTTTACCTACTAGACCGGTTCAG CCCATTTGGAAGGTTTAAAGTAAacagtgaagaagaagaagaggatgcCCTCACCTTATCTTCAGCTATGTGGTTTTCCTGGGGCGTCTTGTTGAACTCTGGAATTGGAGAAG GTGCCCCACGTAGTTTTTCAGCAAGAATTTTGGGAATGGTGTGGGCTGGCTTTGCTATGATTATAGTAGCATCCTATACTGCCAACCTGGCTGCCTTCCTGGTGTTGGACCGGCCTGAGGAGCGCATCACCGGCATCAATGACCCAAGG ctaaggAACCCATCAGACAAGTTCATCTATGCCACAGTGAAGCAAAGTTCAGTGGATATTTACTTCCGGCGACAAGTTGAGCTGAGCACCATGTACCGCCACATGGAGAAGCACAACTACGAAAGCGCCGCTGAAGCCATCCAGGCTGTTCGGGACAA CAAGCTGCATGCTTTCATCTGGGACTCTGCGGTGCTGGAGTTTGAAGCCTCGCAGAAGTGCGACCTGGTTACCACGGGAGAGCTGTTTTTCCGTTCGGGCTTTGGCATAGGCATGCGCAAGGACAGCCCCTGGAAACAGAATGTGTCCCTGGCTATTCTCAG TTCCCATGAGAATGGCTTCATGGAAGACCTAGATAAAACCTGGGTGAGATACCAGGAGTGTGACTCACGGAGCAATGCCCCAGCCACACTCACCTTTGAGAATATGGCAG GTGTCTTCATGCTAGTTGCTGGAGGCATTGCAGCAGGAATCTTCCTCATCTTCATTGAGATTGCATATAAGCGCCATAAAGACGCCCGCAGGAAGCAGATGCAGCTAGCCTTTGCGGCCGTCAACGTTTGGAGGAAGAACCTACAG CCCTCTTCCTCTGTAGAGACTCAGGAT GATAGGAAAAGTGGTAGAGCAGACAGCGACCCAAAAAAGAAACCCTCTTTTAGGTCCATCAGTACCACCCTGGCCTCCAGCATCAAGAGACGTAGGTCCTCCAAAGACACG CAATTCCCACCCACAGACATTACGGGCCAACTCAACTTGTCCGACCCGTCTGTCAGCACGGTGGTGTGA